In Horticoccus luteus, the following proteins share a genomic window:
- a CDS encoding tetratricopeptide repeat protein — protein sequence MTSPNSAEIFRRWLLAVAVFAVLIFFFSPCWGAFLLWARVPEMQMMLEVRRGASVLAQVDHLGGPIADPLHRAIQWRLLFPSLGRLLHLPPAILFGLADVGCVLVLGYLIALLRRQGLAWLQCGLAGIALGAASWFFTSTGWLGYWDSWIALALLLVAFADVRQWAWFACVWAPWIDERFVLAAPLALLCRSVLDAAGALPATARFRWRTDLAVPAVLLAAFVVVRLGVLGRYSSSEATISGYMGLRHYLDAPLSRIALGIWDGLRVGWFFAGAGFFLLWKHPASAPAASRAPELIRQGWLLAAAVVLVVGIGLATAQDYSRSMTMVLPASVLGVILLHRLDIGWLTRALWVGACAAVLLPAHHVMNDRVNPIFYLYHELAALHTPPRVAMPELYELRAIHEMERGDTASAQTDLTLAIKLAVNPASPARQRGLLAASQGRWPDALRDFSLAVDHDAQNPESWFMRAQANLALGQTAAARSDFDHALTLAPPGWAARPDVVRFLARLTRTS from the coding sequence GTGACTTCACCTAACTCCGCCGAAATCTTCCGCCGTTGGTTGCTCGCGGTCGCCGTCTTCGCGGTATTGATCTTCTTTTTTAGTCCCTGCTGGGGAGCCTTTCTTCTCTGGGCTCGCGTGCCCGAGATGCAAATGATGCTTGAGGTTCGACGCGGCGCGAGCGTCCTCGCCCAAGTCGATCATTTGGGCGGCCCCATCGCTGATCCGCTGCATCGGGCGATCCAATGGCGGTTGTTGTTTCCAAGCCTCGGCCGGCTTTTGCATTTGCCGCCAGCGATCCTGTTCGGCCTGGCCGACGTCGGCTGCGTGCTTGTATTAGGTTATCTCATCGCACTGCTGCGTCGGCAAGGGCTCGCGTGGCTGCAGTGCGGGTTGGCCGGAATCGCGCTTGGCGCGGCTTCTTGGTTCTTCACCTCCACAGGCTGGCTCGGCTACTGGGATTCGTGGATCGCGCTGGCCTTGCTGCTGGTCGCCTTCGCCGACGTCCGCCAATGGGCTTGGTTTGCATGCGTCTGGGCGCCTTGGATTGATGAACGCTTCGTTCTCGCCGCCCCGCTCGCTCTCCTCTGTCGCTCCGTGCTCGATGCCGCGGGAGCGCTGCCGGCGACAGCTCGCTTTCGCTGGCGCACGGACCTCGCGGTGCCCGCGGTTTTGCTGGCCGCTTTTGTCGTCGTGCGCCTCGGCGTGTTAGGCAGGTATTCCAGTTCTGAGGCCACGATTTCGGGCTACATGGGACTGCGCCACTATCTGGATGCTCCGTTGAGCCGGATCGCGCTCGGTATCTGGGACGGGTTGCGCGTCGGTTGGTTTTTTGCCGGCGCTGGCTTTTTTCTTTTGTGGAAACACCCGGCCTCGGCACCCGCTGCTTCGCGAGCTCCGGAACTTATCCGCCAAGGGTGGCTGCTGGCCGCCGCCGTCGTGCTGGTCGTGGGAATTGGGCTCGCCACAGCACAAGACTATAGCCGCTCCATGACGATGGTGCTGCCCGCCAGCGTGCTGGGAGTGATCCTCCTCCATCGTCTCGACATCGGTTGGCTGACGCGCGCCTTGTGGGTTGGCGCCTGCGCCGCCGTCCTGCTGCCGGCGCATCATGTGATGAACGACCGCGTTAATCCCATTTTCTACCTCTACCACGAACTGGCTGCGCTCCATACGCCGCCGCGCGTCGCCATGCCTGAACTCTACGAACTGCGGGCCATCCATGAAATGGAACGCGGCGATACCGCTTCCGCTCAAACCGACCTCACTCTTGCCATCAAACTCGCGGTCAATCCCGCCTCACCCGCGCGTCAACGCGGCCTCCTCGCGGCGAGCCAAGGCCGCTGGCCCGACGCCCTGCGCGACTTCTCGCTGGCCGTCGACCACGATGCGCAAAACCCGGAGTCGTGGTTCATGCGCGCCCAAGCCAATCTCGCGCTCGGCCAAACCGCCGCGGCCCGTTCGGATTTCGATCACGCGCTTACCTTGGCGCCTCCCGGTTGGGCGGCTCGGCCCGATGTGGTGCGCTTCCTTGCTCGCTTAACACGCACGTCGTGA
- a CDS encoding LacI family DNA-binding transcriptional regulator has protein sequence MQNETTLQDVAQAAGVHRTTVSLSLRDNPRIPQATRDRVKAIARELGYRTNPLVSALMQVRRSGKPPKQATIAFVTNYPTRYGWKPEHHDRPDFFPGAAARAEDFGYKVEHFWLAEPGMTPHRFCDILSARGINGLIIGRLPTGQDSLELEWDRFSCVALGMTLRSPILHHVTENHFDTVWQAMERCVERGYQRIGFAFTDKQDSPHVGDRWLGAYLRQQLRLPAKNRLPVCPQDPTNEEQFRKWFLDHEPDALLVNNPRLAVEWLKKIGRRVPGDVAMVALEHRRELACTGVFYDPAKIGALAVEMLIGLMHRNEAGVPAVQHEILLTGAWHEDCMLPVRVRREMKPVPANRS, from the coding sequence GTGCAGAACGAAACGACACTTCAGGACGTTGCCCAAGCGGCCGGTGTGCACCGGACCACCGTCTCGCTTTCCCTTCGTGATAATCCCCGGATTCCGCAGGCCACTCGCGACCGCGTCAAAGCCATCGCCCGCGAACTTGGTTACCGCACCAACCCCTTGGTGTCGGCGCTGATGCAGGTCCGCCGTTCCGGCAAGCCGCCGAAACAGGCCACGATTGCCTTCGTTACGAATTACCCGACGCGTTACGGCTGGAAACCAGAGCACCACGACCGTCCTGACTTCTTTCCCGGTGCCGCCGCTCGCGCCGAAGACTTTGGCTATAAAGTCGAACACTTCTGGCTCGCCGAACCCGGCATGACGCCCCACCGCTTTTGCGACATTCTCTCCGCGCGCGGCATTAATGGACTTATCATCGGCCGCCTCCCCACCGGCCAGGATTCGCTCGAATTGGAGTGGGATCGCTTCTCTTGCGTGGCCCTGGGCATGACGTTGCGCTCGCCCATTCTCCACCACGTGACGGAAAACCATTTTGATACCGTCTGGCAGGCCATGGAGCGATGTGTCGAACGCGGTTACCAGCGCATCGGATTCGCGTTTACGGATAAACAAGACAGCCCTCACGTCGGCGACCGCTGGCTTGGAGCGTATTTGCGCCAACAGCTCCGGCTGCCCGCGAAAAATCGCCTGCCGGTCTGTCCGCAGGATCCGACCAACGAAGAGCAGTTTCGGAAATGGTTTCTCGACCACGAGCCCGATGCACTCCTCGTCAACAATCCGCGCCTCGCGGTCGAATGGTTGAAAAAAATCGGCCGCCGTGTCCCGGGCGACGTGGCCATGGTCGCGCTGGAACACCGGCGTGAACTCGCGTGCACGGGTGTGTTTTACGACCCCGCAAAAATCGGAGCACTCGCCGTCGAAATGCTCATCGGCCTGATGCACCGCAACGAAGCCGGCGTGCCCGCAGTGCAGCATGAAATTCTGCTCACCGGCGCGTGGCACGAGGATTGTATGTTGCCCGTTCGCGTCCGCCGCGAGATGAAGCCGGTTCCCGCCAACCGGTCGTAG
- a CDS encoding LysR substrate-binding domain-containing protein has product METLELRAWIRQRNLEAVTFGQLLTLLDLVSAESVEKVGREQGREKNLSAGGVNARQKLERLNQALKLGPNLLRRSGRFSRPTEAGTRVAGEFRIFLHGLRAISSPKEEKQTWVIAAGDTWMQSLLMPALIRTAKKYPTWRWDARNLRSSEIRSGLRDGILHFGFMREGEVGAGLEMKPGYRHDSFTIVAGDAAGAPQTANGLIRWLIKKQRPFVQQASTWTPIREQLLKATPRLDVLSGLEIEIACQSHTQAAEAAHTQGTWCIVPSVIGRNYAESCVTMDIRIAVDRMVVAYNLRALSKHVAYDRARDLLCAEILRGGQALGR; this is encoded by the coding sequence ATGGAAACTTTGGAGCTAAGAGCGTGGATCCGGCAGCGCAATCTTGAGGCGGTCACATTCGGGCAGCTGCTCACCTTGCTGGACCTTGTGAGCGCCGAAAGCGTGGAGAAGGTCGGGCGTGAGCAGGGGCGCGAGAAGAACCTCTCCGCCGGAGGCGTGAATGCTCGTCAGAAACTCGAGCGCCTGAATCAAGCGCTCAAACTCGGTCCGAATCTGTTGCGGCGAAGCGGACGATTCTCTCGCCCGACCGAGGCTGGAACGCGTGTCGCAGGTGAGTTCCGAATCTTCCTGCATGGTCTGCGCGCGATTTCCTCGCCGAAGGAAGAAAAGCAAACCTGGGTTATCGCCGCAGGTGATACGTGGATGCAGTCTTTGTTGATGCCGGCGCTGATCAGAACGGCGAAGAAGTATCCCACCTGGCGTTGGGATGCGCGTAACCTGCGGTCGTCCGAGATTCGCTCCGGGCTGCGTGATGGAATCCTTCACTTCGGATTCATGCGTGAGGGAGAAGTAGGTGCCGGTCTGGAGATGAAGCCGGGGTATCGGCACGACTCGTTCACCATCGTCGCCGGGGATGCTGCCGGCGCTCCGCAAACTGCGAACGGACTTATCCGCTGGCTTATAAAGAAGCAGAGACCATTCGTGCAGCAGGCCTCAACCTGGACGCCGATCCGGGAGCAATTACTCAAAGCGACGCCACGGCTGGATGTGCTCTCCGGACTGGAAATCGAGATCGCCTGTCAGAGCCATACGCAAGCGGCGGAGGCAGCACACACGCAGGGGACATGGTGCATTGTGCCATCGGTGATCGGGCGGAATTACGCGGAGTCATGCGTCACGATGGATATTCGCATCGCCGTCGATCGCATGGTGGTGGCATATAATCTTCGGGCCCTGAGCAAGCACGTTGCGTATGATCGAGCCCGCGACCTGCTGTGCGCCGAGATTCTGCGCGGGGGACAAGCACTCGGTCGCTAA
- a CDS encoding DEAD/DEAH box helicase, whose amino-acid sequence METNQLSAAIPQPTNSHVPALHQQLLAELSWQHIHTMHFPVRDGRWVAPATLPLTDPGLRVASQSPLGIYKHQQLALAHLLAGRNTAVTTGTGSGKSLVFQTAAIDLIAKDDSSRILVLYPLRALAEEQHERWNKALRIAGLQTEALLIIGDGIGRAERAKAIAKARIVIATPDILHAWAMLNREKEAGVRRFLKHLRLVAIDEAHAYTAVFGTQSAFLFRRLDHAVRRLGGCFQIAAASATMAEAGSHLRALTGRDFTLVGPESDSSPQHLKRLHFIQPAGASDLIAGLGRWFRACADTGDSRFLAFVESRVQAEHFARGAGRQSIDDESSEVNETGLEAAAGGAVRAYRSGFDNSYRRELVDHLRSGRVSGLISTSALELGMDLPDLGLGFIVGAPRSATAFFQRLGRFGRHGPADIFIVADGSAASAELMRNPELVRTLPLQRSTLYLDNPRVQYIHVLCQAHEERWSELDNPPSEFSSQVDFPAGFLELCGKELRGESVGDLRAMRPAGDEAPHHVFPLRDCDLQFTVKCGRGHFVMKLGTMTFAQVLREAYPGAVYWHAGRAYRVRSVQVNRRMVLVDESRQCFTKPRALSPVIQPDLAPEAVLVWRQHGDLSVVETGLQARESVSGFHERRGSAERDVQYPLQENEPSGVVYANERFCRHIESTGVLLSHPELSNAAVRISEIASALEDSFLRVVPIERQDLAAGTGRLRVSRRGLQRGDRFVALYDRVYGSLRLSSHLSSPDVLKDVLSRAVTAAQNSASMDAITLQALRALAHSAQELGRQVAELDTPTDTTNPASVNLVQVIRPGTCGVHRSSGATFQVEGAFYSPGGIRYRGRFDHQRPDDLSGHIPASEIRELPGETEFAQFDITAGAILS is encoded by the coding sequence ATGGAAACGAACCAACTCTCCGCCGCAATACCCCAACCCACGAATTCCCACGTTCCTGCGCTGCACCAGCAGCTCCTCGCCGAACTTAGCTGGCAACACATCCACACAATGCATTTTCCAGTCCGTGACGGCCGCTGGGTTGCTCCAGCAACCCTCCCGCTGACAGATCCGGGACTTCGAGTCGCGTCGCAATCGCCCCTAGGCATATACAAGCATCAACAGCTCGCGCTCGCGCACCTGCTCGCGGGACGCAACACGGCAGTCACCACGGGAACCGGTTCAGGTAAGTCTCTAGTGTTTCAAACGGCTGCAATCGATCTGATCGCGAAAGACGATTCGTCCCGAATCCTCGTACTTTACCCGTTGCGGGCGCTCGCCGAGGAGCAGCATGAGCGTTGGAACAAAGCGTTGCGGATCGCCGGCCTCCAGACAGAGGCACTGCTTATCATCGGCGACGGTATTGGCCGGGCAGAGCGCGCGAAGGCGATTGCCAAGGCTCGGATCGTGATTGCCACTCCTGACATCCTCCACGCTTGGGCGATGCTGAACCGCGAGAAGGAAGCCGGGGTTCGTCGATTCTTGAAGCACCTGCGCTTGGTCGCGATCGATGAAGCGCACGCATACACCGCCGTATTCGGGACCCAGTCTGCCTTCTTGTTTCGCCGGCTCGACCATGCCGTGCGTCGACTTGGTGGCTGCTTCCAAATCGCCGCAGCCTCGGCCACGATGGCAGAAGCGGGCAGTCATCTTCGCGCACTGACCGGCCGCGACTTCACTCTCGTCGGCCCGGAGAGCGACTCTTCGCCGCAGCACCTGAAGCGCCTTCACTTCATCCAACCTGCTGGGGCGTCAGACCTCATTGCCGGACTCGGCCGCTGGTTCCGCGCGTGCGCCGACACCGGCGACAGTCGATTCCTCGCGTTTGTGGAAAGTCGAGTGCAGGCTGAGCACTTCGCGCGAGGCGCAGGACGGCAGAGCATCGACGATGAAAGCAGCGAGGTGAACGAGACCGGACTCGAAGCCGCCGCCGGAGGCGCGGTGCGAGCCTATCGCTCCGGGTTCGACAACTCCTATCGCCGCGAGTTGGTGGACCATCTTCGCAGTGGTCGTGTGTCCGGCCTCATCAGCACAAGTGCGCTTGAACTAGGCATGGATCTCCCCGACCTCGGACTTGGGTTTATCGTCGGCGCGCCTCGCTCGGCCACGGCTTTCTTTCAGCGACTTGGCCGGTTCGGCCGCCATGGCCCAGCAGATATTTTCATCGTTGCTGACGGATCTGCGGCCTCCGCCGAATTGATGAGAAATCCGGAGCTAGTGCGCACACTGCCTCTGCAACGCAGCACCCTCTATCTCGACAACCCGCGCGTCCAATACATCCACGTTCTTTGTCAGGCGCACGAGGAACGTTGGAGTGAGCTGGATAATCCGCCGAGCGAGTTCAGCTCTCAAGTGGATTTTCCCGCCGGCTTTCTCGAACTCTGCGGAAAAGAGCTTCGCGGCGAATCGGTCGGCGATCTGCGTGCCATGCGACCGGCCGGCGACGAAGCCCCTCATCACGTCTTTCCACTACGCGACTGTGATCTCCAGTTCACGGTAAAGTGCGGCCGCGGACATTTTGTCATGAAACTCGGCACGATGACATTCGCTCAAGTCCTGCGTGAAGCCTACCCCGGCGCAGTTTATTGGCATGCAGGTCGTGCGTATCGTGTGCGGAGCGTCCAAGTAAATCGGCGCATGGTGCTGGTGGACGAGAGCCGGCAATGCTTCACCAAACCGCGTGCTTTGTCCCCGGTGATTCAGCCGGATTTGGCCCCCGAAGCGGTGCTTGTCTGGCGGCAGCACGGTGACCTGTCGGTCGTAGAGACCGGTCTTCAGGCGCGTGAATCCGTGAGTGGCTTCCATGAACGCCGTGGGAGCGCCGAACGTGATGTTCAGTATCCGCTCCAGGAGAACGAGCCGAGTGGCGTCGTTTACGCCAATGAACGTTTTTGCCGGCATATCGAATCAACGGGCGTGCTGTTGAGCCATCCGGAGCTTTCCAATGCTGCGGTTCGGATCAGTGAAATCGCCAGCGCCCTGGAGGACTCCTTCCTGCGCGTGGTGCCGATCGAGCGGCAGGATCTGGCTGCCGGCACTGGTCGGCTCCGGGTTTCACGGCGTGGGCTGCAGCGCGGCGACCGGTTCGTCGCGCTTTACGACCGGGTCTACGGCAGCCTTCGACTCTCCAGTCATCTGTCGAGCCCGGATGTCCTCAAGGACGTCCTATCCCGCGCGGTAACCGCGGCGCAGAACTCCGCAAGTATGGACGCCATCACGCTCCAAGCACTCCGTGCGCTAGCGCACTCCGCTCAGGAGTTGGGACGCCAAGTAGCTGAGCTCGATACACCGACTGACACCACCAACCCAGCCTCCGTCAACCTCGTCCAGGTGATCCGCCCCGGCACCTGTGGAGTTCACCGCTCAAGCGGAGCCACCTTTCAGGTCGAAGGCGCCTTTTACTCGCCCGGTGGCATTCGCTACCGTGGTCGTTTCGACCACCAGCGGCCAGACGATCTCTCGGGGCACATCCCCGCATCCGAGATCCGTGAACTGCCGGGTGAGACAGAATTTGCCCAGTTCGACATCACCGCGGGCGCAATTCTGTCCTGA
- a CDS encoding macro domain-containing protein translates to MNIIYEGKLRRLGFTIAHADVLEAPVEAIVNSEETGFRLARNPNSLSGQIRMRYGENVQAELDQITRGEVQRPGTVLVTGGGDDFKYIFHAGFHDPADWPGRPGCSDEADYFQAIRACVAETLRLAQARQVASLAFPLLGCGAFGLSVHLLLQQFLDTLDQYDLTLAEGAELQVWLVIRDEAQMREVIQQFIAFTLGDRCRTVSLVLPSTKVAPLDRFGAVLQRRHPEDWAKWQLCRYAEVALEIMCYGLSRAAKISDPEEVLPEGEPATFGLVHEQARKAASADLDPTIWGARFFAGVISREDCAHALRSVRHERNNLAHGRKSISLGELETNCYVGLQLADWSRIPEMDGSLDLSQWKPWIVRRDSELTGAPREGLLERCQESVLRYVIPETGEMFALPKRINLPAALSVPR, encoded by the coding sequence GTGAACATCATCTACGAAGGAAAGCTGCGGCGGCTTGGCTTCACCATCGCGCATGCCGATGTCCTGGAGGCGCCGGTGGAGGCAATCGTGAACAGCGAGGAGACGGGGTTCCGCCTGGCCCGTAATCCCAACTCCCTCAGTGGCCAGATCCGAATGCGTTACGGCGAGAACGTGCAAGCGGAGCTTGATCAGATCACCCGAGGTGAGGTGCAGCGGCCCGGAACTGTTCTCGTCACCGGCGGAGGGGACGATTTCAAATACATCTTTCACGCGGGCTTTCACGATCCCGCGGACTGGCCCGGCCGGCCCGGTTGTTCCGACGAAGCGGATTATTTCCAAGCGATCCGAGCCTGTGTCGCTGAGACCCTACGTTTGGCCCAGGCGCGCCAGGTTGCATCGCTTGCTTTCCCTCTGCTCGGATGCGGCGCCTTCGGCCTGAGCGTCCATTTGCTGCTCCAGCAGTTTTTGGATACGCTAGATCAATACGATCTGACACTCGCAGAGGGAGCGGAATTGCAGGTTTGGCTGGTGATTCGCGACGAGGCGCAGATGCGGGAGGTGATCCAGCAGTTCATCGCTTTCACGCTGGGCGATCGATGTCGCACCGTCAGCCTAGTGCTACCCAGCACGAAGGTGGCGCCGTTGGATCGGTTCGGTGCGGTCTTGCAGCGGCGGCATCCGGAGGATTGGGCCAAATGGCAGCTCTGCCGGTATGCGGAGGTGGCACTCGAAATCATGTGCTACGGCCTAAGTCGGGCAGCGAAGATCTCTGATCCCGAGGAAGTGCTGCCGGAGGGGGAACCCGCCACGTTCGGTCTGGTTCATGAGCAGGCGAGAAAGGCCGCCTCGGCAGATCTGGATCCGACGATTTGGGGCGCCCGCTTCTTCGCGGGGGTTATTTCGCGTGAGGATTGCGCCCACGCCCTCAGATCTGTCCGTCACGAGCGAAACAACCTCGCTCACGGGAGGAAAAGTATATCGTTGGGTGAACTCGAAACGAACTGCTACGTCGGGTTGCAGCTGGCGGATTGGAGTAGGATTCCCGAGATGGATGGCTCGCTTGATCTTTCCCAATGGAAGCCTTGGATTGTGCGTCGGGACAGCGAGCTCACCGGGGCACCGCGGGAAGGCCTGCTGGAGAGATGTCAGGAATCAGTGCTGCGCTACGTCATTCCCGAAACGGGAGAGATGTTTGCGCTTCCCAAACGTATCAATTTGCCAGCTGCTCTTTCCGTGCCCCGATAG